In Deinococcus proteolyticus MRP, a single genomic region encodes these proteins:
- the pdhA gene encoding pyruvate dehydrogenase (acetyl-transferring) E1 component subunit alpha, whose product MSDTKNSDVAAPTGMPPATAEALTASVLQPVSEGQPEVPMLQFITPEGTLNSGTQPLPDAPLPDAETQLWLYRQMRRIRHFDERAWVLYRQGKMGVFPPYGGMEASQAGTAAALTTQDWLFPTYRDTGAALTYGLPIRQTVAYWRSSPHGWYMPEDLKITPFYIPIATQYPQAVGAALAEKKKGTRNVAMAFIGDGGSSEGDFHEGLNFAGALNAPCVFILQNNGWAISVPTTTQTRARNLSRRADGYGVPGLRVDGNDILAVYAVTKQAVERARDGDGPSLIETVTFRIKPHTVADDPTRYRTDEMTAGWDAKDPVLRLRTYLLAQGTLTEASEAALLEEISAEFEEAVAAADSLPDPTPAEIVDHVFAEPTPQLRKQRAQIMEEYGA is encoded by the coding sequence ATGTCCGACACCAAAAATTCAGACGTGGCCGCGCCCACCGGGATGCCGCCCGCCACCGCAGAAGCCCTGACGGCTTCCGTCCTGCAGCCCGTCAGCGAGGGGCAACCGGAAGTGCCGATGCTGCAGTTCATCACCCCGGAAGGCACCCTGAACAGCGGAACGCAGCCGCTGCCGGATGCCCCCCTCCCCGACGCTGAAACGCAACTGTGGCTCTACCGCCAGATGCGCCGTATCCGCCACTTCGACGAGCGGGCCTGGGTGCTGTACCGCCAGGGCAAGATGGGCGTGTTCCCCCCCTACGGCGGCATGGAAGCCTCGCAGGCGGGCACGGCGGCAGCGCTCACCACGCAGGACTGGCTGTTTCCCACCTACCGCGACACCGGCGCGGCGCTCACCTACGGCCTGCCGATTCGCCAGACGGTGGCCTACTGGCGTTCCAGTCCGCACGGCTGGTACATGCCCGAAGACCTGAAAATCACGCCCTTTTACATTCCCATCGCCACCCAGTACCCACAGGCGGTGGGCGCAGCGCTGGCCGAGAAGAAAAAGGGCACCCGCAACGTGGCGATGGCCTTTATCGGGGACGGCGGCAGCAGCGAGGGCGACTTCCACGAGGGCCTGAACTTCGCCGGGGCGCTGAATGCGCCGTGTGTATTCATCCTCCAGAACAACGGCTGGGCCATCAGCGTGCCGACCACCACCCAGACCCGCGCCCGCAACCTCTCGCGCCGCGCCGACGGCTACGGGGTGCCCGGCCTGCGGGTGGACGGCAACGACATCCTGGCGGTGTACGCCGTGACCAAACAGGCGGTGGAGCGTGCAAGGGACGGCGACGGCCCCAGCCTGATTGAAACCGTGACCTTCCGCATCAAACCGCACACGGTGGCCGACGACCCCACCCGCTACCGCACCGACGAAATGACCGCCGGGTGGGATGCCAAAGACCCGGTGCTGCGCCTGCGGACCTATCTGCTGGCCCAGGGCACGCTGACCGAAGCGAGCGAAGCGGCGCTGCTGGAAGAAATCAGTGCGGAGTTCGAGGAAGCCGTGGCCGCTGCCGATAGCCTGCCCGACCCCACGCCCGCCGAAATCGTAGACCACGTGTTTGCTGAACCCACCCCGCAACTCCGCAAGCAGCGTGCCCAAATCATGGAGGAGTACGGAGCATGA
- a CDS encoding metalloenzyme domain protein encodes MSGPLLWLALDGVGHPQDAPPDSVWDTELPTLRPLIDAGYALDAALGVPGLPQSATGQACWLTGQDAVRVMGEHFGPQPGPTLRRLLDAASLPAELTQAGGHVALANFYPPGYFAAQASDQRRGRPRHGCFPYSALGAGLPLNPPDLPLVPPTLGLDHTAPWKPQWPRGDSARLGETLARTAQQCGYDLVMLDLWLSDTIGHLRGDPAPAAALAAGREYLRRVDALLAGVLAGGAAAVLSSDHGNLENLHTASHTRARVPLAWAGVADPSPLADVVQGGRWLRHTLGLTDDSFL; translated from the coding sequence GTGAGCGGCCCCCTGCTCTGGCTGGCGCTGGACGGCGTGGGCCACCCGCAGGACGCCCCGCCCGACTCGGTCTGGGACACCGAGCTGCCCACACTGCGCCCGCTGATAGATGCCGGGTATGCGCTGGACGCTGCGCTGGGCGTGCCGGGACTGCCGCAGTCGGCCACCGGGCAGGCCTGCTGGCTGACCGGGCAGGACGCGGTGCGCGTGATGGGCGAGCACTTCGGGCCGCAGCCGGGGCCCACGCTGCGCCGGTTGCTGGATGCGGCCAGCTTGCCGGCTGAGCTGACACAGGCCGGGGGGCACGTGGCTCTGGCCAACTTTTACCCACCGGGCTACTTCGCGGCGCAGGCCAGCGACCAGAGGCGCGGCCGCCCCCGGCACGGCTGCTTTCCCTACTCGGCGCTCGGCGCGGGCCTGCCCCTCAACCCGCCGGACCTGCCCCTGGTCCCGCCCACGCTGGGGCTGGACCACACGGCGCCCTGGAAACCGCAGTGGCCCCGAGGCGACTCCGCCCGGCTGGGCGAAACTCTGGCCCGCACCGCTCAGCAGTGCGGCTACGACCTGGTGATGCTGGACCTGTGGCTGAGCGACACCATCGGGCACCTGCGCGGCGACCCGGCTCCGGCGGCAGCGCTGGCGGCGGGCCGCGAGTATCTGCGGCGGGTGGACGCCCTGCTGGCCGGCGTGCTGGCGGGCGGCGCAGCCGCGGTGCTCAGCAGCGACCACGGCAATCTGGAGAATCTGCATACGGCCTCGCACACGCGGGCGCGTGTGCCGCTGGCCTGGGCCGGGGTTGCGGACCCCTCCCCGCTGGCCGATGTGGTGCAGGGTGGCCGCTGGCTGCGCCACACCCTGGGCCTGACGGATGACAGCTTCCTTTAG
- a CDS encoding flavodoxin family protein, translating into MTTHQPPSPQDFADIRALLINCSLNKDSAQSHTGRLLGAVGDLMSRAGAQVDTLYALDYCLPPGVYPDMREHGWAEDAWPETVWPRVQQADILVIGTPLWLGEESSVCRIIIERLYAMSGELNEKGQSSFYGKVGGAVITGNEDGVKHAAMTLTFALSHLGYTIPPQADCGWLGEIGPGPSYADPAPEEGGTPVGFDNEFTQRNATIMTWNLLHLARLLRGGLPNYGNDRRAWEAGERFGWRNPEPLPAKPQE; encoded by the coding sequence ATGACCACCCATCAGCCTCCCAGCCCACAGGACTTCGCTGATATCAGGGCGCTGCTTATCAACTGCTCGCTGAATAAGGACTCGGCGCAGTCGCACACGGGCCGCCTGCTGGGGGCAGTGGGGGACCTGATGTCGCGGGCAGGCGCACAGGTGGACACCCTCTACGCGCTGGATTACTGCCTGCCCCCTGGCGTCTACCCTGACATGCGGGAACATGGCTGGGCCGAGGACGCCTGGCCTGAAACGGTCTGGCCCCGCGTGCAGCAGGCCGACATCCTGGTCATCGGTACGCCGCTGTGGCTAGGTGAGGAGTCGTCGGTCTGCCGCATCATCATCGAGCGGCTGTACGCCATGTCGGGCGAGCTGAACGAAAAGGGCCAGAGCAGCTTTTATGGCAAGGTGGGCGGCGCGGTGATTACCGGCAACGAGGACGGCGTCAAGCACGCGGCCATGACGCTGACCTTCGCGCTGTCGCACCTGGGCTACACCATTCCCCCGCAGGCCGACTGCGGCTGGCTGGGCGAAATCGGCCCTGGCCCCAGCTACGCCGACCCCGCGCCTGAGGAGGGCGGCACGCCTGTCGGCTTCGACAACGAATTCACGCAGCGCAACGCCACCATCATGACCTGGAATCTGCTGCACCTGGCGCGGCTGCTTCGGGGTGGCCTGCCCAATTACGGCAACGACCGCCGCGCCTGGGAAGCGGGCGAGCGCTTCGGCTGGCGCAATCCAGAGCCGCTGCCTGCCAAGCCGCAGGAGTGA
- the nadE gene encoding ammonia-dependent NAD(+) synthetase, whose amino-acid sequence MTPDAPMAPVTPTASAASAPSDMQRRIIHELEVQPTIDPAAEVERRTEFLADYLRQSGARGFVLGISGGQDSTLAGRLCQLACERLRAEGREVRFYAMRLPYGVQFDEADAQAALDFIRPDVRLTVNIKPATDAMEAACEAALAGAQPGGDGTEAGDPISDFNKGNIKARQRMIAQYTVAGQKGLLVVGTDHAAEAITGFFTKFGDGAADLMPLNGLTKRQGAALLRELGAPASTWEKVPTADLEENRPALPDEEALGVRYRDIDDYLEGRPVAAEVATKLEGYFRRSAHKRAMPAIPQ is encoded by the coding sequence ATGACCCCTGACGCCCCCATGGCCCCTGTCACTCCCACAGCCTCCGCCGCTTCCGCCCCCAGCGACATGCAGCGCCGCATCATTCACGAGCTGGAAGTGCAGCCCACCATCGACCCCGCCGCCGAGGTGGAGCGCCGCACTGAGTTTCTGGCGGATTACCTGCGGCAGTCGGGCGCGCGGGGGTTCGTGCTGGGCATCAGCGGGGGGCAGGACTCCACGCTGGCGGGCCGGCTGTGCCAACTGGCCTGCGAGCGCCTGCGGGCCGAGGGCCGTGAAGTCCGCTTTTACGCCATGCGCCTGCCCTACGGCGTGCAGTTCGACGAGGCCGACGCCCAGGCCGCGCTGGACTTTATCCGCCCCGACGTGCGGCTGACGGTGAACATCAAACCCGCCACCGACGCGATGGAAGCGGCCTGCGAGGCGGCGTTGGCCGGCGCCCAGCCCGGCGGCGACGGCACTGAGGCGGGCGACCCCATCAGCGATTTCAACAAGGGCAACATCAAGGCCCGGCAGCGCATGATTGCCCAGTACACAGTGGCGGGCCAAAAGGGCTTGCTGGTGGTGGGCACCGACCACGCCGCCGAGGCGATTACCGGATTTTTTACCAAGTTCGGGGACGGCGCCGCCGACCTGATGCCGCTGAACGGCCTGACCAAGCGCCAGGGCGCCGCGCTGCTGCGCGAACTGGGTGCTCCGGCGTCCACCTGGGAAAAAGTGCCCACCGCCGACCTGGAGGAGAACCGCCCCGCCCTGCCCGACGAAGAGGCGCTGGGCGTACGCTACCGCGATATAGACGACTATCTGGAAGGTAGGCCAGTGGCCGCAGAGGTGGCCACGAAGTTGGAAGGCTATTTCCGCCGCTCGGCGCACAAGCGGGCCATGCCAGCGATTCCGCAGTAA
- a CDS encoding cation:proton antiporter has product MGLLEIVTVLVAVTALASLLNVWYFRLPSSIGVTVVGLLFSLLTLGLVAAGVPAARGAVDTLRSVDFDGFVFQGVLSFLLFAGAMGLNSHALWQLRGPVLTFALLSTVLSTFLVGGLVYGLLGLFGLQLPLVLCLLFGALISPTDPVAVLALLKQARVPEKMETVVAGESLFNDGVGVVLFTILAGLAASAGAHAGHGPELSVAGVLGFFGQEALGGLALGSLLGYLGWLGLKSQHDFTTEVLVSLAIVMTCTALGEHLHVSAPLAAVAAGLLVGSLTDRQPGALSSREKFDAFWHLTDELLNVFLFFMLALEVVVLRFSPQALGLGLLAIPLVLFSRALSVQVPFSLLQRTAQFTPFTRRVMVWGGMRGALSVAMAFTLPASEGRDLFLVMTYCVVIFSIVVQGLTMSGLAARAAAAAGEGGTGGSGAAVLHSAH; this is encoded by the coding sequence ATGGGGCTGCTCGAAATCGTCACTGTGCTGGTCGCCGTCACGGCACTGGCGTCGCTGCTGAACGTCTGGTATTTCCGCCTTCCCTCCTCCATCGGGGTCACGGTGGTGGGACTGCTGTTCAGCCTGCTCACGTTGGGGCTGGTAGCGGCGGGGGTGCCGGCGGCGCGTGGGGCGGTGGACACGCTGCGTAGCGTGGACTTCGACGGGTTCGTATTTCAGGGGGTGCTGTCGTTTCTGCTGTTCGCCGGGGCGATGGGGCTGAACTCGCACGCGCTGTGGCAGCTGCGCGGCCCGGTGCTCACCTTCGCGCTGCTGTCTACGGTGCTGTCCACCTTTCTGGTGGGCGGGCTGGTGTACGGACTGCTGGGCCTGTTCGGGCTGCAGCTGCCGCTGGTGCTGTGTCTGCTGTTCGGCGCCCTGATTTCGCCCACCGACCCGGTGGCGGTGCTGGCGCTGCTCAAGCAGGCGCGGGTGCCCGAGAAGATGGAAACGGTGGTGGCCGGCGAGTCGCTGTTCAACGACGGCGTGGGCGTGGTGCTCTTTACCATTCTGGCTGGGCTGGCCGCCTCGGCCGGGGCGCACGCGGGGCACGGCCCGGAACTGAGCGTGGCCGGCGTGCTGGGATTTTTCGGGCAGGAGGCCCTGGGCGGCCTGGCACTGGGCAGCCTGCTGGGCTACCTGGGCTGGCTGGGCCTGAAATCACAGCACGACTTCACCACCGAGGTCCTGGTGTCGCTGGCCATCGTCATGACCTGCACCGCGCTGGGAGAACACCTGCACGTCTCCGCCCCGCTGGCGGCGGTAGCGGCCGGCCTGCTGGTAGGCTCGCTCACCGACCGGCAGCCCGGCGCCCTCAGCTCGCGGGAAAAGTTCGACGCTTTCTGGCACCTGACCGACGAACTGCTGAACGTATTTCTGTTTTTCATGCTGGCGCTGGAAGTGGTGGTGCTGCGCTTCAGCCCGCAGGCGCTGGGGCTGGGGCTGCTGGCCATTCCGCTGGTGCTGTTCTCGCGGGCGCTGAGCGTGCAGGTGCCTTTCAGCCTGCTGCAGCGCACCGCGCAGTTCACGCCGTTTACCCGCCGGGTGATGGTATGGGGCGGCATGCGCGGGGCACTCAGCGTGGCGATGGCCTTTACCCTGCCGGCCAGCGAGGGCCGCGACCTCTTTCTGGTCATGACCTACTGCGTGGTGATTTTCTCCATCGTGGTGCAGGGCCTGACCATGAGCGGCCTGGCAGCCCGGGCCGCTGCAGCGGCGGGCGAGGGCGGCACAGGTGGCAGCGGCGCAGCTGTGCTGCACAGCGCACACTGA
- a CDS encoding glycoside hydrolase family 10 protein, translating to MRTASAAPITRTRHWVKLGRNVTQNPVLSHLAHLRPALLLSLSLGLGAAGAQANQAPAAPVPSLSLSATPAPQTLETPVLGSPLLGTPSLASPSLASPALASPASAAAAPAPNTPDSTQLRGLWIDGFGPGLKTAAQVRQTVDDAERMGINVLVVQTIRRADCFCLGSSLPAVTDKDLQPGFDPLAEVIRLAKPKGMKVIAWASVTGIGNLSNLNTNPNHVYKTHGPQSKDPWLAVRSDGSWQEGNDAWLDPAIPEAAKYISDGLLSVVKNYDVDGIQLDRIRYPDSGDWGYSPRVLHRYRLETGRSGTPSGSDEYFKAWKRDQVTGLVRRISVQAKAIRPELWVSAATIVYGSPPAPGDIKAFQSTASYRNVMQDWPRWMNEGLLDINMPMNYKRETSAQQAQWYDGWNRFARSVQGRGLSASGSSIYLNTPQDSAAQAQRALGAGVGWVGYSYRTPTLAVYEEKQTAEAGREAVRQALAKTSLGKAVRFDGPPPNTRGLMGTVAGQERLGGLKVELLQGDKVVATSVTDGGGFYGFMDVPAGETRIRVSGQAWKTAVPQRGIAQVPNLVIRKLSPVSAPAPSTAPAPGTPGAPNLAPPTPQELQRGGETPG from the coding sequence ATGAGGACCGCGTCAGCTGCTCCCATCACCCGCACGCGGCACTGGGTTAAGCTGGGCCGCAACGTGACACAGAATCCTGTCCTTTCCCATCTGGCCCACCTGCGACCGGCCCTGCTGCTCAGCCTGAGCCTGGGGCTGGGCGCAGCGGGAGCCCAGGCCAACCAGGCCCCGGCGGCGCCGGTCCCCAGCCTGTCCCTGAGCGCCACCCCGGCTCCACAGACGCTTGAGACGCCAGTGCTGGGCAGCCCCCTGTTGGGCACGCCGTCACTGGCGTCCCCGTCGTTGGCGTCCCCGGCACTGGCGTCTCCGGCCTCGGCTGCGGCGGCCCCCGCGCCGAACACGCCCGACTCCACCCAGCTCCGGGGACTGTGGATCGACGGCTTCGGCCCCGGTCTCAAGACGGCGGCTCAGGTCCGGCAGACGGTGGACGACGCCGAGCGGATGGGCATCAACGTGCTGGTGGTCCAGACCATTCGCCGCGCCGACTGCTTTTGCCTGGGGTCCAGCCTGCCCGCTGTGACCGACAAGGACCTGCAACCCGGCTTCGACCCGCTGGCCGAGGTGATCCGGCTGGCCAAGCCCAAGGGCATGAAGGTCATCGCCTGGGCCAGCGTGACGGGCATCGGGAATCTCAGCAACCTGAACACCAACCCCAACCACGTGTACAAAACCCACGGCCCCCAGAGCAAAGACCCCTGGCTGGCCGTGCGCTCGGACGGTAGCTGGCAGGAAGGCAACGACGCCTGGCTGGACCCGGCCATTCCCGAAGCGGCCAAGTACATCAGCGACGGCCTGCTGAGCGTGGTCAAAAACTACGACGTGGACGGTATTCAGCTGGACCGCATCCGCTACCCCGACAGCGGCGACTGGGGCTACTCGCCCCGCGTGCTGCACCGCTACCGGCTCGAAACCGGGCGCAGCGGCACACCGAGCGGCAGCGACGAATACTTCAAGGCCTGGAAGCGCGACCAGGTGACCGGGCTGGTGCGCCGCATCAGCGTGCAGGCCAAGGCCATTCGGCCGGAACTGTGGGTGAGTGCGGCCACCATCGTGTACGGCAGCCCGCCCGCACCCGGCGATATCAAGGCGTTCCAGAGCACCGCTTCGTACCGCAACGTGATGCAGGACTGGCCCCGCTGGATGAACGAGGGCCTGCTGGACATCAACATGCCCATGAACTACAAGCGCGAAACGTCGGCGCAGCAGGCGCAGTGGTACGACGGCTGGAACCGTTTCGCCCGCAGCGTCCAGGGCCGCGGCCTGAGCGCCAGCGGCTCCAGCATCTACCTGAACACCCCGCAGGACTCGGCCGCGCAGGCGCAGCGGGCCCTGGGGGCGGGCGTGGGCTGGGTGGGCTACTCCTACCGCACGCCCACCCTGGCCGTGTACGAGGAAAAACAGACCGCCGAAGCCGGCCGCGAAGCGGTGCGCCAGGCCCTGGCCAAGACCAGCCTGGGCAAAGCGGTGCGCTTTGACGGCCCCCCGCCCAACACGCGCGGCCTGATGGGCACCGTGGCCGGACAGGAGCGCCTCGGCGGGCTGAAGGTGGAGCTGCTGCAGGGCGACAAGGTGGTGGCCACCAGCGTGACCGACGGCGGCGGCTTCTACGGCTTTATGGACGTGCCGGCCGGCGAGACCCGCATCCGCGTGAGCGGACAGGCCTGGAAGACCGCCGTGCCGCAGCGGGGCATTGCCCAGGTGCCCAACCTGGTGATTCGCAAGCTGTCGCCAGTCAGTGCACCGGCCCCCAGCACTGCGCCCGCCCCCGGTACGCCCGGTGCCCCCAACCTGGCCCCGCCCACCCCGCAGGAGTTGCAGCGCGGCGGCGAGACGCCCGGCTAA
- a CDS encoding flavin reductase family protein: MTQANPQGIGPEDFRFTLGRFASGVTIITARSADGAVHGMTASAFVSVSLNPPLILVSVDKRARMHEVLMSESTQQFGVNILAQDQVHLSNHFAGRPGPEEAVPWREQAGFPVLGDTVASLVCHKSQVLDGGDHTLFLGLITSTEYSDKEPLLYFKGKYGTLAGEPQS; this comes from the coding sequence ATGACACAAGCCAACCCGCAGGGCATCGGCCCCGAGGACTTCCGCTTTACGCTGGGACGCTTTGCCAGTGGAGTGACCATCATCACGGCGCGCAGTGCGGACGGAGCCGTCCACGGCATGACTGCCAGCGCCTTCGTCTCGGTCAGCCTGAATCCGCCGCTGATTCTGGTGTCGGTGGACAAGCGGGCACGTATGCACGAGGTGCTGATGTCGGAAAGCACGCAGCAGTTCGGAGTCAACATCCTGGCGCAGGACCAGGTTCATCTCAGCAACCACTTTGCCGGCCGCCCCGGCCCCGAGGAGGCCGTGCCCTGGCGCGAGCAGGCCGGCTTTCCGGTGCTGGGAGACACGGTGGCCTCGCTGGTGTGCCACAAGTCTCAGGTGCTGGACGGCGGCGACCACACCCTCTTTCTGGGCCTCATTACTTCTACCGAGTACTCGGATAAGGAGCCGCTGCTGTACTTCAAGGGCAAGTACGGGACCCTGGCGGGCGAACCTCAGAGCTGA
- a CDS encoding metallophosphoesterase family protein, which produces MTRLAVIADLHANLEATLAVHADIQRRGIPDIWVLGDLVGKGPRPQEVVDWVQAHAGRVIQGNWDARVAGASHRPQDLWPRSRLRPADLKYLETLPFGIEEGFGGLCWRFVHASSRGVFHKLYPHSSLSEQLDNFAPQPAQGLMSYADALVFGDIHETLLLDVEGRPLLNCGSVGNPLDSVLPSYLILDFSAPGYAATFVRVPYDRAAEVRAAEESGMPFAREYVAELMTGAYQKRKAKNLDED; this is translated from the coding sequence ATGACCCGCCTCGCCGTTATTGCCGACCTGCATGCCAACCTGGAAGCCACGTTGGCCGTGCATGCCGACATCCAGCGGCGCGGAATCCCTGACATTTGGGTGCTGGGCGACCTGGTCGGCAAGGGGCCCCGCCCACAGGAAGTGGTGGACTGGGTGCAGGCGCACGCAGGGCGCGTCATCCAGGGGAACTGGGACGCCCGCGTGGCCGGGGCCAGTCACCGCCCGCAGGACCTCTGGCCGCGCTCGCGGTTGCGCCCGGCCGACCTGAAGTACCTCGAAACCCTACCTTTCGGCATTGAGGAAGGGTTCGGCGGCCTGTGCTGGCGCTTCGTGCATGCCAGCAGCCGTGGCGTGTTCCACAAGTTGTACCCGCACTCCAGCCTGTCCGAGCAGCTGGACAACTTCGCCCCGCAGCCGGCCCAGGGCCTGATGAGCTACGCCGACGCGCTGGTGTTCGGCGACATTCACGAAACGCTGCTGCTGGACGTGGAAGGCCGGCCCCTGCTGAACTGCGGCTCGGTGGGCAACCCCCTGGACAGTGTCCTGCCCAGCTACCTGATTCTGGATTTCAGCGCACCGGGCTACGCGGCCACCTTCGTGCGGGTGCCCTACGACCGCGCCGCTGAGGTGCGTGCCGCCGAGGAGAGCGGCATGCCCTTCGCCCGCGAGTATGTGGCCGAGCTGATGACCGGCGCCTACCAGAAGCGCAAGGCGAAGAATCTGGACGAAGACTGA
- a CDS encoding VC0807 family protein, with amino-acid sequence MTQPRSQPPAASRKSAQGAVPQTIRDLIFTLLIPIAVLSPNLLSSGFSFADLFGGGRAGNVRAYLAAALIPVAYVAWDLLKNRNVSPVALLGGAGALVGGALAFWYVDGFWYAVKDSTRSYLLGLAFLISAGTRLPLFRIFLDTASLSESPEKRSLMQRALGDPAIHRAIANATVVFALVDIVSGLVNSFVNYQRVTAEFGSDAFNAQVAEVNAIMRLPSMGISLLGVGIAFWLLHRAAVARFGPGASLFDPSTLAGRLD; translated from the coding sequence ATGACCCAGCCCCGCTCCCAGCCGCCTGCCGCCTCCCGGAAATCCGCTCAGGGCGCCGTGCCGCAGACCATCCGCGACCTGATCTTCACCCTGCTGATTCCGATTGCCGTGCTGAGCCCCAACCTGCTGAGCAGTGGCTTTTCGTTTGCCGACCTGTTCGGAGGCGGCCGGGCAGGCAACGTCCGTGCCTACCTCGCGGCCGCGCTGATTCCGGTCGCGTACGTGGCCTGGGACCTGCTCAAGAACCGCAATGTCAGCCCGGTGGCGCTGCTGGGCGGCGCCGGTGCCCTGGTGGGTGGGGCGCTGGCGTTCTGGTACGTGGACGGCTTCTGGTACGCGGTCAAGGACAGTACCCGCTCGTACCTGCTGGGCTTGGCGTTTCTCATCAGTGCCGGCACCCGGCTGCCGCTGTTCCGTATCTTTCTGGACACCGCCAGCCTGAGCGAAAGCCCCGAAAAGCGCTCGCTGATGCAGCGGGCCCTGGGCGACCCGGCCATTCACCGCGCCATCGCCAACGCCACGGTGGTCTTCGCGCTGGTGGACATCGTGAGTGGGCTGGTCAACTCGTTCGTGAACTATCAGCGGGTCACGGCCGAATTCGGCAGCGACGCGTTCAATGCCCAGGTGGCGGAGGTGAACGCCATTATGCGGCTGCCCAGCATGGGCATCAGCCTGCTGGGGGTGGGCATCGCTTTTTGGCTGCTGCACCGCGCAGCGGTGGCCCGCTTCGGCCCTGGCGCCAGCCTGTTCGACCCGTCTACCCTGGCCGGCCGCCTGGACTGA
- a CDS encoding DUF2179 domain-containing protein, with product MDLTPALLLNALMIFGLRILDVSLGTLRIGMIVRGRRNLAAVLSFFESLIWLMAAAQVLGNLESPVQFVAYAGGYAAGTLVGAWIEQWLAVGKVVLRVFVPVSAPDVAGALRGAGYYVTALNGSGRDGDVRILFSVIPRRSSAKVLRLIEEVYPKAFVTIEEVSTADLQEASVRQERMARRFRMNRK from the coding sequence ATGGACCTGACTCCTGCCCTGCTGCTCAACGCCCTGATGATTTTCGGCCTGCGGATTCTGGACGTGTCGCTGGGCACGCTGCGCATCGGCATGATTGTGCGTGGCCGGCGCAACCTCGCCGCTGTGCTCAGCTTTTTCGAGTCCCTCATCTGGCTGATGGCGGCGGCGCAGGTGCTGGGCAACCTCGAAAGCCCGGTGCAGTTCGTGGCCTACGCGGGCGGGTACGCGGCGGGCACGCTGGTGGGTGCCTGGATTGAGCAGTGGCTGGCCGTGGGCAAGGTGGTGCTGCGCGTGTTCGTGCCGGTGTCGGCCCCGGACGTGGCCGGAGCGCTGCGGGGCGCCGGCTATTACGTGACCGCCCTGAACGGCTCGGGCCGCGACGGCGACGTGCGGATTCTGTTCAGCGTGATTCCGCGCCGGTCGTCTGCCAAAGTGCTGCGCCTGATTGAGGAGGTCTATCCCAAAGCCTTCGTCACCATCGAGGAAGTCAGCACCGCCGACTTGCAGGAAGCCTCGGTGCGCCAAGAACGCATGGCGCGGCGCTTCCGCATGAACCGTAAGTGA
- a CDS encoding M20/M25/M40 family metallo-hydrolase, whose translation MPLQFLQQIAQTPAPTFQEDRRARLMAQLWRELGYAPEHDEVGNVLVRIAPGRPQAGARGPLLLASHLDTVFGPHTDVQVRTGPGRWFGPGLGDNSSSLAVLTALLRDLDPATLSAPLWVAANVGEEGLGDLRGAKHLLARHAHELGAFVAVDGYLGSAVTQAVGVRRYQAHFSGPGGHSWGEAVPSAVHALGVATAALYALPRPSHPRTTLNVGVVSGGSTVNSIAAAASLLLDLRSLGGTELEALDRQAVDALYTAAQQVGVTLELERVGDRPGGPLNTAELLPLAQSAARTVGLELRTAASSTDANAAAPYGLPALAVGVYRGGHAHREDEWVDPRSHAQGLTFLQALVANYQR comes from the coding sequence ATGCCGCTTCAGTTCCTCCAGCAGATTGCCCAGACCCCGGCCCCCACCTTTCAGGAGGACAGGCGGGCGCGGCTGATGGCGCAGCTGTGGCGTGAGCTGGGCTACGCTCCCGAGCATGACGAGGTGGGCAACGTGCTGGTGCGGATTGCGCCGGGCCGCCCGCAAGCCGGCGCACGCGGGCCGCTGCTGCTGGCCTCGCACTTGGACACCGTGTTCGGCCCGCACACCGACGTGCAGGTGCGCACGGGGCCGGGCCGCTGGTTCGGCCCTGGCCTGGGCGACAATTCGTCGAGCCTGGCCGTGCTCACTGCGCTGCTGCGCGACCTGGACCCGGCCACGCTGAGCGCCCCGCTGTGGGTGGCCGCCAACGTAGGCGAAGAAGGCCTGGGCGACCTGCGCGGCGCCAAACATCTGCTGGCCCGCCACGCACACGAACTGGGCGCGTTCGTGGCGGTCGACGGATATCTGGGCTCGGCCGTCACGCAGGCGGTAGGGGTGCGGCGGTATCAGGCCCACTTCAGCGGGCCGGGGGGCCACTCCTGGGGCGAGGCGGTGCCCAGCGCCGTACACGCTCTGGGCGTGGCCACGGCGGCCCTGTACGCCCTGCCGCGTCCCAGCCACCCGCGCACCACCCTGAACGTGGGCGTGGTGTCGGGCGGCAGCACGGTCAATTCCATCGCCGCTGCAGCCTCGCTGCTGCTGGACCTGCGCTCGCTGGGCGGAACAGAGCTGGAAGCGCTGGACCGGCAGGCGGTCGACGCCCTGTATACGGCCGCGCAGCAGGTGGGGGTGACACTGGAGCTGGAGCGGGTAGGCGACCGCCCCGGCGGCCCCCTGAACACGGCTGAGCTGCTCCCGCTGGCCCAATCCGCCGCCCGCACCGTAGGGCTGGAGCTGCGCACCGCCGCCAGCTCGACCGACGCCAACGCCGCTGCGCCCTACGGCCTGCCGGCCCTGGCCGTCGGCGTGTACCGGGGCGGGCACGCCCACCGCGAGGACGAATGGGTGGACCCGCGCAGCCACGCGCAGGGGCTGACGTTCCTGCAAGCACTGGTGGCGAACTACCAGCGCTGA